One genomic region from Clostridium saccharobutylicum DSM 13864 encodes:
- a CDS encoding acyl-CoA dehydratase activase-related protein: MNKLLRVGIDIGSTTIKMVVVGGQENIIYKTYRRHLADIRNAFKGCLEDAKEFVKDSKLAVSISGSGGLSLAEKLNVEFIQEVIASTKAIQKQNPDTDVVIELGGEDAKITYLNGGVEQRMNGTCAGGTGAFIDQMAALLNMDASRLNEVAKEYENIYPIAARCGVFAKTDVQPLINEGAKKADIAMSIFHAVVVQTISVLACGRPILGKVAFLGGPLTFLSELRKRFIEVLELKEEEVIFPEDSELYVALGAALSCDTKKSTNYENILEKLEEAKNREEEKANSLDPLFKNAQEYEEFKSRHGKSVVKEANIEDAKGNCFLGIDAGSTTTKATLINEQGEILYSYYASNKGNPVNTAVEILKEIYEKLPKDTKIINSGVTGYGEALLKEAFGIDIGEIETVAHYKAAKFFCNDVDFILDIGGQDMKCLRIEDGTIQSITLNEACSAGCGSFLQTFAKSLGLDIKDFAKKAIFAKSPVDLGSKCTVFMNSKVKQAQKEGFEVDDIAAGLAYSVVKNSLYKVIKLRNPDELGNNIVVQGGTFYNEAVLRSFELLSKRQVVRPNISGLMGAFGAALLAKERYEEGYQTSLVKKENVDKVQMKSTTVRCGKCSNNCLLTVNKFENGNRFIAGNKCDAPLGMDKNKEEIPNLYEYKYNRLFSYVPLKEKEAKRGIIGIPRVLNIYENYPLWFTLFTELGFRVELSSKSSKKIYEKGLTSIVSETACYPAKMVHGHVEDLIEKGIKNIFYPCILNEKMEFENVTNTFNCPVVTSYAEVIKNNLESIKSNNVNFMNPFLPIADKSKLKKRLKEVLGGFGISQKEINNGIDKAWEVQEEFKNDIRNKGIETLNYIKQHNIKGILLSGRPYHVDPEINHGMPKLINSLGMAVFTEDSIAHLGKVQGELNIVDQWAYHSRLYRASSYILDRDDIELVQLTSFGCGLDSITTDQVSEILHSASKIYTNIKIDEGSNLGAARIRLRSLKAAIQERENNNFVRVRKELEESNNYINPGKKGTIIVPQFSPIHFNMLEAVFNESGYNLVILQNDNNAIEEGLKYVNNDICYPAIVVIGQLIDALKSGEYDLNNTSILLAQTEGQCRFTNYVKVLEKGLKEAGFNNIPVLSLSLAGLKKANGLEGMNFDLLKKSIVGVIYGDLLSKVLHRVRPYEKVKGSADELYKKWSEICRESFKEPIKKNFRNIIIRIIKEFENLPRIEMDKPKVGLVGELLVKFNPIANNNIVHMLEGEGVEVVHNDLLSLFLASAKNQIFNHKHLDGKYINKIKGQLTISFIEKYQKVYLDALKKSGIFYVTETIDELANNASKILSLGNQSGEGWKLPGEIMELCSWGVDNVVCMQPFGCLPSHAVARGTIKALKKQNENLNIVTIEYDPGSSEVNQTNRIKLMLASAFNKI, from the coding sequence ATGAACAAATTATTAAGAGTAGGAATAGACATTGGCTCAACAACTATAAAAATGGTTGTTGTGGGTGGACAGGAAAACATAATATATAAAACATATAGAAGGCATTTAGCAGATATAAGAAATGCTTTTAAAGGTTGTTTAGAGGATGCAAAAGAATTTGTAAAAGATAGCAAATTAGCTGTTTCAATATCAGGTTCGGGAGGATTGAGCTTAGCAGAAAAGTTAAATGTAGAGTTTATACAAGAAGTCATAGCAAGTACTAAGGCTATACAAAAGCAAAATCCTGATACTGATGTAGTTATAGAATTAGGGGGAGAGGACGCAAAGATAACTTATTTAAACGGCGGCGTTGAACAAAGAATGAATGGAACATGTGCTGGTGGAACTGGTGCTTTTATAGACCAAATGGCAGCACTTTTAAATATGGATGCTAGCAGACTAAATGAAGTAGCAAAGGAATATGAGAATATATATCCAATAGCAGCTAGATGTGGGGTATTTGCTAAGACAGATGTGCAACCTCTTATTAATGAAGGTGCTAAGAAAGCAGATATAGCAATGTCTATATTTCATGCAGTAGTGGTACAAACTATAAGTGTTTTAGCGTGTGGAAGGCCTATATTAGGAAAAGTAGCATTTTTAGGAGGACCATTAACTTTTCTTTCAGAGCTTAGAAAAAGATTTATAGAAGTGCTTGAATTAAAAGAGGAAGAAGTTATTTTTCCAGAGGATTCAGAACTTTATGTTGCCTTAGGTGCAGCTTTAAGTTGTGATACTAAGAAGAGTACAAACTATGAAAACATTTTAGAAAAATTGGAAGAAGCTAAGAATAGGGAAGAAGAAAAGGCTAATAGTCTAGATCCACTTTTTAAAAATGCACAAGAATATGAGGAATTTAAAAGTAGACATGGTAAGAGTGTGGTTAAAGAAGCAAATATTGAAGATGCTAAAGGAAATTGCTTTTTGGGAATTGATGCTGGATCAACAACAACTAAGGCTACACTTATAAATGAACAAGGAGAAATACTTTATTCGTATTACGCTAGTAATAAAGGAAATCCAGTAAATACAGCAGTAGAAATTTTAAAAGAAATTTATGAAAAGTTGCCTAAAGATACCAAAATTATCAATTCTGGTGTAACAGGATATGGAGAAGCTTTATTAAAAGAAGCATTTGGAATAGATATAGGTGAAATAGAAACAGTAGCTCATTACAAAGCAGCAAAATTCTTTTGTAATGATGTTGATTTTATATTAGATATAGGTGGGCAGGATATGAAATGCTTGAGAATAGAGGATGGAACTATTCAAAGTATTACTCTTAATGAAGCTTGTTCAGCAGGATGTGGATCATTTTTACAAACTTTTGCAAAATCTTTAGGTCTTGATATAAAGGATTTTGCAAAGAAAGCTATATTTGCAAAATCACCAGTAGATCTTGGATCGAAGTGTACTGTTTTTATGAATTCAAAGGTAAAACAAGCTCAGAAGGAAGGTTTTGAAGTAGATGACATAGCAGCAGGTCTTGCGTATTCTGTTGTTAAAAATTCATTATATAAAGTTATAAAACTTAGAAATCCAGATGAACTTGGAAATAATATAGTTGTTCAAGGTGGAACATTTTATAATGAAGCAGTACTTAGAAGTTTTGAATTATTGTCAAAACGTCAAGTTGTTAGACCCAATATATCAGGGCTTATGGGCGCTTTTGGTGCTGCACTTTTGGCTAAAGAAAGATATGAAGAAGGTTATCAAACTTCTTTAGTTAAAAAAGAAAATGTAGATAAAGTTCAAATGAAATCTACAACAGTTAGGTGTGGAAAATGCTCAAATAATTGTTTGTTAACAGTTAATAAATTTGAGAATGGAAACCGATTTATTGCTGGAAATAAGTGTGATGCACCACTTGGTATGGACAAAAATAAAGAGGAAATTCCAAATCTTTATGAATATAAATATAATAGATTATTTAGTTATGTACCTTTAAAAGAAAAGGAAGCTAAAAGAGGGATAATCGGGATACCAAGAGTATTAAATATATATGAAAATTATCCGTTATGGTTTACATTGTTTACTGAATTAGGTTTTAGAGTAGAATTATCATCTAAATCTTCTAAGAAAATATATGAAAAAGGATTAACATCAATAGTATCAGAAACAGCATGTTATCCTGCTAAAATGGTTCATGGACATGTTGAAGATTTAATTGAGAAGGGAATTAAAAATATCTTTTATCCATGTATACTTAATGAAAAAATGGAATTTGAAAATGTTACAAATACTTTTAATTGTCCTGTAGTTACTTCTTATGCAGAAGTTATAAAAAATAATTTAGAATCTATAAAATCAAATAATGTAAATTTTATGAATCCATTTTTGCCTATAGCAGATAAATCAAAGCTTAAAAAGAGATTAAAAGAAGTGTTAGGCGGGTTTGGAATTTCACAAAAGGAAATTAATAATGGTATAGATAAGGCTTGGGAAGTTCAAGAAGAATTTAAAAATGATATAAGAAATAAAGGTATAGAAACTTTGAATTATATAAAGCAACATAACATTAAAGGAATATTGCTTAGCGGGAGACCATATCATGTAGATCCAGAGATAAATCATGGTATGCCAAAACTTATTAACAGTTTAGGAATGGCAGTTTTTACAGAGGATTCCATAGCTCATTTAGGAAAAGTACAAGGGGAACTTAATATAGTTGACCAATGGGCATATCATTCAAGATTGTATAGAGCATCAAGTTACATATTAGATAGAGATGATATAGAACTAGTGCAATTAACGTCATTTGGTTGTGGACTAGACTCAATAACTACAGATCAGGTTTCGGAAATATTACATAGTGCTTCAAAAATATATACTAATATTAAAATAGATGAAGGAAGTAATTTAGGAGCTGCAAGAATAAGATTAAGATCACTAAAAGCAGCTATTCAAGAAAGAGAAAACAATAATTTCGTAAGAGTTAGAAAAGAATTGGAAGAAAGCAATAACTATATAAATCCAGGTAAAAAAGGAACTATAATAGTACCACAATTTTCACCAATACATTTTAATATGTTAGAAGCTGTATTTAACGAAAGTGGGTATAATCTTGTTATTCTACAAAATGATAATAATGCTATTGAGGAAGGTTTAAAATATGTTAATAATGATATTTGTTATCCAGCAATAGTAGTTATAGGTCAACTTATAGATGCGTTAAAATCTGGGGAATATGATTTGAATAATACCAGTATATTGTTAGCGCAGACAGAGGGACAATGCAGATTTACAAATTATGTTAAGGTGTTAGAAAAGGGATTAAAGGAAGCTGGATTCAATAATATACCAGTTTTATCTTTAAGTCTTGCTGGATTAAAGAAAGCTAATGGATTAGAGGGAATGAATTTTGATTTATTGAAGAAATCCATAGTTGGAGTTATTTATGGAGATTTATTAAGTAAAGTTCTTCATAGGGTTAGACCATATGAAAAAGTAAAGGGAAGTGCAGATGAACTTTATAAAAAGTGGTCCGAAATTTGTAGAGAATCATTCAAAGAACCTATTAAGAAAAATTTTAGAAATATAATTATTAGAATTATTAAGGAATTTGAAAATTTACCAAGAATAGAGATGGACAAACCTAAAGTTGGATTGGTTGGAGAACTACTTGTTAAGTTCAATCCAATTGCTAATAATAATATAGTACACATGCTAGAAGGAGAAGGCGTTGAAGTTGTTCATAATGATTTATTATCATTATTTTTAGCTAGTGCTAAAAATCAAATATTTAATCATAAGCATTTGGATGGCAAATATATAAATAAAATAAAAGGACAGCTTACTATAAGCTTTATTGAAAAATATCAAAAGGTATATTTGGATGCACTTAAGAAAAGTGGAATTTTTTATGTTACCGAAACAATAGATGAATTGGCTAATAACGCTAGCAAAATCTTATCTCTTGGTAATCAGTCAGGCGAAGGATGGAAATTGCCTGGGGAAATCATGGAGTTATGTAGTTGGGGTGTTGATAATGTAGTTTGCATGCAGCCTTTTGGATGTTTACCATCTCATGCTGTTGCAAGAGGAACAATTAAAGCTTTAAAGAAACAAAATGAAAATTTAAACATTGTAACAATAGAATATGATCCAGGTTCAAGTGAAGTAAATCAAACTAATAGAATTAAACTTATGCTTGCCAGTGCTTTTAACAAGATATAA
- a CDS encoding DegV family protein, which produces MEKIALLTDSASDISMELLQKNNIKLLPFKIIYKDKEYDDRIEITPHMMYERLENEIPKTSLPSIEKMTNALQQAVEEGCTHAIIITISSAFSGTNNAARIVCEDFKDIETFVFDTKTLSAAQGIMVLKTAEMIRSGKSFKEITEVLPTFRDKIDSYFALDTLEYLKKGGRIGAVAGTVGEFLNLKPIITVADDGTFMGIGKVRGSKQALSKLISILKGYLDKGKHSVWIVNGNAADKVQWLMDNIKDLPNLVECNVAGITGPALGVNTGSGSVGIVIEKVD; this is translated from the coding sequence GTGGAAAAAATAGCATTATTAACGGATAGTGCATCAGATATAAGTATGGAATTATTGCAGAAAAATAATATTAAATTATTGCCTTTTAAAATTATTTATAAGGATAAAGAATATGATGATAGAATAGAAATAACTCCACATATGATGTATGAAAGGTTAGAAAATGAAATACCTAAAACATCATTACCGAGTATTGAAAAAATGACAAATGCGCTGCAACAGGCAGTTGAAGAGGGCTGTACACATGCGATTATAATAACAATATCATCTGCTTTTTCAGGAACTAATAATGCTGCAAGAATTGTATGTGAGGATTTTAAAGATATTGAAACATTCGTATTTGATACGAAGACTTTATCAGCGGCACAAGGCATAATGGTTCTTAAAACGGCAGAAATGATAAGAAGTGGAAAATCATTTAAAGAAATAACCGAGGTTTTACCTACATTTAGAGATAAGATAGATTCATATTTTGCATTGGATACATTAGAATATTTAAAAAAAGGTGGTAGAATAGGGGCAGTTGCTGGAACTGTCGGTGAATTTTTGAATCTTAAACCTATAATAACTGTAGCAGATGATGGAACTTTTATGGGAATTGGTAAGGTCAGAGGATCAAAGCAAGCTCTTTCTAAATTAATCAGCATATTAAAAGGATATTTAGATAAAGGTAAGCATAGTGTTTGGATTGTAAATGGAAATGCAGCAGATAAGGTTCAATGGTTAATGGATAATATAAAAGATTTACCTAATTTAGTAGAATGTAATGTTGCAGGAATAACAGGGCCAGCGCTTGGAGTTAATACAGGATCTGGATCTGTAGGGATTGTGATAGAAAAAGTAGATTAA
- a CDS encoding glycoside hydrolase family 16 protein: MFKRKLLIVSTMAVTLALGCFVPGKEAKAADNSWNLVWGDEFNGSTINTNNWTYDIGTGSGGWGNNELEYYTNRPENARVENGNLVIEARKESYGGMGYTSARMKTQELQNFTYGKVEARMKLPAGQGIWPAFWMLGKNIPQVNWPACGEIDIMEHVNNESSTHGTIHWDYNGHQSYGTTSPNIDVTQYHVYSVEWDKDAIKWFVDGTKYLEANISNNINGTDEFHKPFFILFNLAVGGEWPKNPDGSTAFPAKMYVDYVRVYQGNGGSQTQPTSSKLPSNTWYLFNQSVTGVGASSQDMQIGKAGVSGWQPTKNVNAGYNLWTTPTINGTYNAGKWNFTLWTNNPGTSNIAVDLYKVNNDGTGETLLGSQTVDVSKTGGGNHPTVYSYNLGQVSLANQRLRVKIHKVSGADAVMCYNTNDFSTKLVTP; the protein is encoded by the coding sequence ATGTTTAAAAGAAAATTATTAATTGTGTCAACTATGGCTGTTACTCTTGCACTTGGATGCTTTGTTCCTGGCAAGGAAGCGAAAGCAGCAGATAATTCATGGAATCTTGTTTGGGGAGATGAATTTAATGGCAGTACAATAAATACTAACAATTGGACTTATGATATTGGAACCGGTTCCGGTGGATGGGGAAATAATGAATTAGAATATTATACTAATCGTCCTGAAAATGCTAGAGTAGAAAATGGAAATCTTGTGATTGAAGCTAGAAAAGAATCTTATGGAGGAATGGGATATACTTCAGCTCGTATGAAAACACAAGAATTACAAAATTTCACATATGGAAAAGTAGAAGCAAGAATGAAACTTCCAGCTGGACAGGGAATATGGCCTGCATTTTGGATGTTAGGAAAAAATATTCCACAAGTAAATTGGCCAGCATGTGGTGAAATTGATATTATGGAACATGTAAATAATGAATCAAGCACTCATGGTACTATTCACTGGGATTATAATGGACATCAATCTTATGGAACTACATCACCTAATATTGATGTTACTCAATATCATGTTTATTCAGTTGAATGGGATAAAGATGCAATAAAATGGTTTGTAGATGGAACTAAATATTTAGAAGCAAATATATCAAACAATATTAATGGTACTGATGAATTCCATAAGCCATTCTTTATTCTTTTCAATTTAGCAGTAGGTGGAGAATGGCCTAAAAATCCTGATGGATCAACTGCATTCCCAGCTAAAATGTATGTTGACTACGTACGTGTGTATCAAGGAAACGGTGGGTCGCAAACACAACCTACAAGTTCAAAATTACCAAGTAATACATGGTATCTATTTAATCAATCTGTAACTGGAGTAGGAGCTTCAAGTCAGGATATGCAAATTGGCAAGGCTGGTGTTAGTGGATGGCAACCTACAAAAAATGTAAATGCAGGCTACAACTTATGGACTACTCCAACAATTAATGGAACTTATAATGCAGGTAAGTGGAATTTTACCCTATGGACAAATAATCCAGGAACTTCTAATATAGCAGTTGATCTTTATAAGGTTAATAATGATGGAACAGGTGAAACATTACTTGGCTCTCAAACTGTAGATGTATCAAAAACTGGTGGTGGAAATCATCCAACTGTATATTCATATAATTTAGGTCAGGTTTCACTTGCTAACCAAAGATTAAGAGTAAAAATACATAAGGTATCTGGAGCAGATGCTGTAATGTGTTATAATACAAATGATTTTTCAACTAAATTGGTAACTCCATAA
- a CDS encoding ATP-binding protein: MERVFDQFNYGNVFITGGVNKGKTSILATLMENCIDKGENIYFIDAEYELSKVFDKYDNVKSLFVSSNVVKVKQFVSDMNNGDTLIIDAYGMLSSSVKSYIKKFLATNKYRAIIASKNANDISVTQFTNVIALGTTRSFSKHIGVDTSTLASDEVLINGDKIIKFNYSEFIGYKAGLVISRMK, encoded by the coding sequence ATGGAAAGAGTATTTGATCAATTCAACTATGGTAACGTATTCATAACTGGCGGAGTTAATAAAGGAAAGACATCAATTTTAGCTACTTTGATGGAGAACTGTATAGATAAAGGCGAGAATATTTATTTTATAGATGCTGAATATGAATTATCTAAGGTATTTGACAAATATGATAATGTTAAATCATTGTTTGTATCTAGCAATGTAGTAAAGGTGAAACAGTTTGTATCAGATATGAATAATGGTGATACTCTAATTATAGATGCTTATGGAATGTTGTCTTCTAGTGTTAAAAGTTATATAAAAAAATTTCTTGCTACAAATAAATATAGAGCTATAATAGCATCGAAGAATGCTAATGATATTAGTGTTACTCAATTTACAAATGTTATAGCATTAGGAACTACAAGGAGTTTTTCGAAGCATATAGGGGTTGATACTTCTACATTAGCAAGTGATGAAGTATTGATTAATGGAGACAAAATAATTAAATTTAATTATAGTGAATTTATTGGATATAAAGCTGGATTAGTAATATCAAGAATGAAATAA
- a CDS encoding CoA-disulfide reductase yields the protein MAKKVIIVGGVAGGASTAARLRRLDENAEIIMIEKGEYISFANCGLPYYIGGTINEREKLIVQTVEEMSAKFNLDIRNLSEVIRIDKDNKKIKIGNKKNGEIYEEGYDVLVLSPGANPLKPPIPGIEECDNLFTLRNIPDTDKIKSYVDNKKIKNAVIVGGGFIGLEMAENLHERGINITLVEASNQVMAALDIEMVSIIHEHLIDKNIQLILNDGVKSFDNKGKKIILSSGKEIDADMIILSIGVKPETAIAKDANIKINEKCAIVVDKNMKTSDPNIYALGDAVEIMDFVNKKPTMIPLAWPANRQGRIVADNICGKNVEYKGSLGSSVAKVFDYTVATTGNNEKTLKRLGIEYKAIHIHPGSHAGYYPGAFPIAFKMLFDPKNGTIFGAQGVGMDGVEKRIDIIATAIKGNLNVFDLQDVEVCYAPPYNSAKDPVNMLGYYASNIIDGIVDIIEWDQIDKLDKKNSIILDVREEFELATGTFDNYMHIPLGELRNRLNEIPKDKDIYVTCQVGLRGYVGCRLLEQHGIKCTNIDGGIKTYFYVKNAEKSIRDQHERNKDIKEEVAVMSLEDLDITEINAKVTLNACGLQCPGPIRKVFEEISKMEDEEILEVKASDPGFSKDIKSWCEKTNNTLLKSEFNKDEKAFVAYIQKGTNKKQESSTALTAEKNGATLVVFSGDFDKAIASFIIATGAASMGKEVTMFFTFWGLNILKQKNKPKVNKDSMEKMFDIMLPGHAGKLPLSQMNMMGMGPTMIKQIMKKHNVDDLETLITNAIKMGVKVVACSMSMDLMGIKKEEFIDGVEIGGVASYLGATEDSGLNLFI from the coding sequence ATGGCTAAAAAAGTTATTATTGTAGGTGGAGTTGCAGGGGGAGCATCAACTGCAGCAAGGCTTAGAAGATTAGATGAAAATGCAGAAATAATCATGATAGAAAAAGGTGAATATATATCTTTTGCTAACTGTGGTCTTCCATACTATATAGGAGGAACTATTAACGAAAGAGAAAAATTGATTGTTCAAACAGTAGAAGAAATGAGCGCTAAGTTTAATTTGGACATACGAAACTTAAGCGAAGTTATAAGGATAGATAAAGATAATAAAAAGATAAAAATTGGAAATAAGAAAAATGGAGAGATTTATGAAGAAGGTTATGATGTATTAGTTTTATCACCAGGAGCTAATCCATTAAAACCACCAATACCAGGGATTGAAGAATGCGATAATCTGTTTACTCTTAGGAATATACCTGATACTGATAAAATCAAGTCATATGTAGATAATAAAAAAATTAAAAATGCAGTCATAGTAGGTGGAGGATTTATAGGTCTTGAAATGGCTGAAAATCTTCATGAAAGAGGAATAAATATTACGTTAGTAGAAGCAAGCAACCAAGTTATGGCAGCTCTTGATATAGAAATGGTAAGCATAATTCATGAACATTTAATAGATAAAAATATACAACTAATATTGAATGATGGAGTAAAATCTTTTGATAATAAAGGCAAAAAAATAATATTAAGTAGTGGAAAAGAAATTGATGCGGATATGATAATATTATCAATTGGAGTTAAGCCAGAAACAGCGATAGCTAAGGATGCTAATATTAAGATAAATGAAAAATGTGCTATTGTAGTTGATAAGAATATGAAAACTTCTGATCCTAATATTTATGCGTTAGGTGATGCTGTTGAAATAATGGATTTTGTAAATAAAAAACCTACAATGATTCCATTAGCTTGGCCTGCAAATCGTCAAGGTAGAATAGTAGCAGATAATATATGTGGAAAAAATGTAGAATATAAAGGATCACTTGGCTCATCAGTAGCAAAGGTATTTGATTATACAGTAGCTACTACTGGGAATAATGAGAAAACATTAAAAAGATTGGGGATAGAATATAAGGCTATTCATATACATCCAGGGTCTCATGCTGGATATTATCCAGGGGCTTTTCCTATAGCATTTAAAATGTTATTTGATCCCAAAAATGGAACAATATTTGGAGCTCAAGGTGTTGGGATGGATGGTGTTGAAAAGCGCATAGATATAATTGCAACAGCCATTAAAGGAAATCTTAATGTTTTTGATTTACAAGATGTTGAGGTTTGTTATGCACCACCATATAATTCAGCAAAAGATCCAGTTAATATGCTAGGATATTATGCTTCGAATATTATAGATGGTATAGTAGATATAATTGAATGGGATCAAATAGATAAATTAGATAAGAAAAATTCAATAATATTAGATGTTAGAGAAGAATTTGAGTTAGCAACAGGAACATTTGATAATTATATGCATATTCCACTTGGAGAATTAAGAAATAGGTTGAATGAAATACCAAAAGATAAAGATATCTATGTTACATGTCAAGTAGGGTTAAGAGGATATGTTGGCTGTAGGTTATTAGAACAGCATGGAATTAAATGTACTAACATTGACGGCGGAATAAAGACATATTTTTATGTAAAGAATGCAGAAAAAAGCATCAGAGATCAACATGAAAGAAATAAAGATATAAAAGAAGAGGTAGCAGTAATGAGTTTAGAAGACTTAGATATAACAGAAATAAACGCTAAGGTAACTTTAAATGCATGTGGACTTCAATGTCCAGGACCAATAAGAAAGGTATTTGAAGAAATAAGTAAAATGGAAGATGAAGAAATTTTAGAAGTGAAAGCGAGTGATCCAGGTTTTAGTAAAGATATAAAGTCATGGTGTGAAAAAACGAACAATACCTTATTGAAATCAGAATTTAATAAAGATGAAAAAGCTTTCGTAGCTTATATACAAAAAGGTACTAATAAAAAACAAGAAAGTTCTACAGCTTTAACAGCAGAAAAGAATGGTGCGACTTTAGTAGTATTTAGTGGAGACTTTGATAAAGCAATAGCATCATTTATAATAGCAACAGGAGCTGCATCCATGGGAAAAGAAGTTACTATGTTCTTCACATTTTGGGGCCTTAATATATTAAAGCAAAAGAATAAACCTAAAGTTAATAAGGATTCTATGGAAAAAATGTTTGATATTATGTTACCAGGACATGCAGGGAAATTACCACTATCTCAAATGAATATGATGGGAATGGGACCAACAATGATAAAACAAATAATGAAAAAGCATAATGTTGATGATTTAGAAACATTAATAACAAATGCAATTAAGATGGGAGTTAAGGTCGTTGCATGTTCTATGAGTATGGACTTAATGGGAATAAAGAAGGAAGAATTTATTGATGGAGTTGAAATTGGGGGAGTTGCTTCATATTTAGGAGCTACTGAAGATTCAGGGTTAAACTTATTTATTTGA
- a CDS encoding DUF503 domain-containing protein gives MKILLMKVKLRASWVHSLKEKRMIVKSIVQRLRNKFNISVCEVECQDMHQTIVIGITGICGSSSQMDSTIENIITFIECNTDAEIIDIQAEEDVL, from the coding sequence ATGAAAATATTACTTATGAAAGTTAAATTAAGAGCTTCATGGGTACATTCATTAAAAGAAAAAAGAATGATTGTAAAAAGCATAGTACAGAGGCTTAGAAATAAATTTAATATATCAGTATGTGAAGTAGAATGTCAGGATATGCATCAAACAATAGTTATAGGAATCACAGGAATATGTGGAAGTTCATCTCAAATGGACTCAACAATTGAGAATATAATAACATTTATAGAATGTAATACAGATGCGGAGATAATAGATATTCAGGCGGAAGAAGATGTATTATAA
- a CDS encoding winged helix-turn-helix transcriptional regulator → MKCMCKIDNPLETPFGYTISMIGGKWNLIILHQLKRNSVMRYSELKRTLTGITHKMLSQKLKELEGNKLIIRKEYPQVPPKVEYSLSERGLSLSKIMQDICEWGHAHSND, encoded by the coding sequence ATGAAATGCATGTGTAAAATTGACAATCCGCTAGAAACTCCATTTGGATATACAATATCAATGATAGGAGGTAAATGGAATTTAATAATTCTACATCAACTTAAGCGTAATTCTGTAATGAGATATAGTGAGTTAAAAAGAACTTTAACAGGAATTACTCACAAAATGCTTAGTCAAAAATTAAAGGAGTTAGAAGGTAATAAACTAATAATTAGAAAAGAATATCCTCAAGTACCACCTAAAGTAGAATATTCATTATCAGAACGAGGATTATCGCTTTCAAAAATTATGCAGGATATTTGTGAATGGGGTCATGCTCACAGCAATGATTAA